One region of Miscanthus floridulus cultivar M001 chromosome 19, ASM1932011v1, whole genome shotgun sequence genomic DNA includes:
- the LOC136527476 gene encoding cysteine synthase-like, with protein sequence MAGEEAGRRGIPSLLNPSSACSEGQQEHIASDVTQLIGWTPLIELKRIAGKEGVDARIVGKVEAYQPLCSVKDRSALRMIEDAEERGLISPGVTTLVEPTSGNLGLGLVLIALRKGYRFVAVMPGQYSLDKQILLRYMGAELYLTDPALGFPGIDAKVEELKKELPNVHVLDQFKNKANPEAHIRWTGPEIWKDTAGKVDIFVAGSGSGGTVSGVGKYLKMQNPSIKIICVEPAESPVVSGGEPGKHKIQGIGPGFLPEVLDTSVIDEAVTVTTDEAMVHARRLAREEGLLVGISSGANLAACLKVASREENKGKMIVTMFPSGGERYMNSDLFAAAREECIAMTF encoded by the exons ATGGCGGGAGAGGAGGCCGGGAGAAGGGGGATTCCCTCTCTcctcaacccgtcgtccgcttgcAGCGAAGGGCAGCAGGAGCACATCGCCTCTGATGTCACGCAG CTCATCGGCTGGACACCTCTGATCGAGCTCAAGCGAATTGCCGGCAAGGAAGGGGTAGATGCCCGGATCGTCGGCAAGGTCGAGGCGTACCAGCCACTCTGCTCCGTCAAGGATCGCAGCGCTTTGAG AATGATTGAAGATGCAGAGGAGAGGGGGTTGATTTCACCTGGTGTCACAACACTTGTCGAGCCGACAAGCGGCAACTTGGGGTTAGGATTAGTACTCATTGCTCTTCGCAAAGGTTACAGGTTCGTTGCAGTTATGCCAGGTCAATACTCGCTCGATAAGCAGATCCTGTTGAGATACATGGGTGCAGAGTTGTATTTAACAG ATCCAGCCCTTGGATTCCCGGGCATAGATGCGAAGGTTGAGGAGCTCAAAAAAGAATTGCCCAATGTACATGTTCTTGATcaattcaagaacaaagcaaatCCTGAAGCACATATTAGATGGACTG GACCTGAGATTTGGAAGGACACTGCTGGCAAGGTGGACATATTTGTAGCTGGTTCAGGATCAGGAGGTACAGTATCTGGTGTTGGGAAGTATCTGAAGATGCAGAACCCCAGTATCAAGATCATCTGTGTTGAGCCTGCAGAGAGTCCAGTTGTTTCAG GTGGCGAACCAGGCAAACACAAAATCCAGGGAATAGGACCAGGATTTCTACCTGAAGTACTGGACACCTCAGTTATTGATGAGGCTGTCACAGTGACCACTGATGAGGCGATGGTGCACGCTAGGAGGCTGGCCAGGGAAGAGGGCCTTCTTGTGGGCATATCATCTGGAGCGAACTTGGCTGCTTGCTTGAAG GTCGCATCGAGAGAAGAAAACAAGGGGAAGATGATTGTCACCATGTTTCCAAGTGGGGGCGAGAGATACATGAACTCTGACCTGTTTGCCGCTGCTAGAGAGGAGTGTATTGCCATGACATTTTGA